Within the Pseudomonas guangdongensis genome, the region GAGCGGCTGCCGCTGCGCCGCCACTGGGTCGAGCGCTACGAGGCCCGGGCGCAGGACTATGCGGCCTGCCGGTTCGTCGAGTCGCTGGGCAGCGGGGTGATCGACCCGGCGGTGGCCGCGGTGCTGCGCCTGCACGACGAGCTGTCCGGGGCCGGCAGCCAGCGGCCGCTGGCCTGAGGCGCGGCCCTCACTCGCTGACGTTCATGTACTCGCGCGCCCAGGCGATGTAGTCGTCGGGGTGGGTATAGCGGGTCACCAGTTCCGAGGCGCTCAGGCCGTTGCCTGTGGCGATGCCGCGCTGTTCGCGCAGGCTGTCGTAGGTGGCCTTGATCGCTGCGAAATAGGCGCCGTGGCCGTCCACCGCGATACGCACGCCCAGTTCGGCGAGGCGGCAGTCGTCGCGCAGCGCCGGGTTGCCGTAGGTGACCAGCATCAGCGGTACGCGCAGGCCCTCGGCGATGGCCTCCAGATGGGCGCAGTCCTGCACCCCGACCAGGCAGATGGCGTCGGCGCCGGCGGCCTGGTAGGCCTGGGTGCGCTGGATCACCTCGGCCAGCGGCTGCACGCCGGCATGGGTGCGGGCGATCAGCGCCAGCGCCTTGTCGTCGCGCACCTCCTGGGCCGCGCGCAGCTTGCCGACCCCCTCCTCGACACTGATCAGCTCATAGGACTTGCGGCCGAATTGCGCCGGCAACAGGGTGTCTTCGAGGGTCAGTGCGGCGACCCCGGCGCGTTCCAGTTCGATCACCGTGCGCATGGCGTTGAGGGCGTTGCCGTAGCCGTGGTCGGCGTCGGCGATCACTGGCAGACGGGCGACGCGGCCGATGCGGGTGGCCTGCTCGGCGAATTCGCTGAGGGTGATCAGGGCGATGTCCGGTGCGGCGAGCACCTGCAGGGATGCCACCGAGCCGCCGAGAATACCGACCTCGAAGCCGAGATCGGCAGCGATACGGGCCGACATGGGGTCGAACACCGAAGCGGTGTGGTAGCAGGCGGAGGAGTCGAGCAGGGCGCGGAGGGCGTTGCGCAACTGGTGGTGACAGGCTTTTTGCATAAGTTATTCCTGCGGCTTACGGTTTGCTATTCATTATGGCGAGGCTATGTTGCAAGACCTGTACCGAACTTGCAATCCATGGCGATGCCTCTGGCATGGGCCCTGCGGCGGTGCTGGCGCTCGTGGCGTGGCGAAAGGGCGCCGTTTCCGGCGTCGGCTGACGGCGGATATTCGCCACCCGGGTGATCGTCCCTCGGCGGGCGCGCTGCAGGTGGCTTGGAGGTATTGCCGGAGTAGCGGCTTTTCGGACGCAGGCCTGTGGGTGCCTTGTGCCATGCAGTGGTGCCACCCGTATCGGCTTGCCGCGCGGCTGGGCGCGATCGCCGGCGATGTGGCCTGTGGCTGGCGGAGGATGGTGTACGCGACCTTGTGCGGCGTCTTCCAGTGCTTTTGTAGTAAGCCTAAAAAAACACTACAAAGTGATTGACGAGAGCCGGGGCAAACTTGCACGATGAACTCGCTTCCCTGACCCGGAGGCCCTGAAAAGGGTTTTCGGAGTGTGTCCGGTCAACCAGCCGGACCGTTCCGCGACTGTACTGCCCACAAGGCGGACTGATGAAGTTGGCTGGCATGTTCGCCTGTAGGGCGAGAGGTGCCGGCGAGACGTCCTCACGATGCATGCCGTGGCCGTGCCGCAGTCTTCCGGTCGGGTGTTGCAACCGCTCTGGCGTCCGCCTCCCTCCGCTTTTCCGGCCAGCCTGCCCAGGCTTCAGCGCTCTGCCTCCTGTAGCTCGCTCCGATCAGCGCTACATCAGGCTTCAGGTTGAGATTCGAATCCGCGAACGTCCGTCCGCCGCGCGTCCCACGACCCGGTGCCGGCGTTGCCGTTCGGTGAACCCGCATGCACCCGCTGCTTCTGCTCAATGACCAAAGGGGCTCATACCATGAATCTGAACAATCAACCGACCCTCGATGACCTGGCCCGCCTGTTCGCCGCCCGCAAGGACAGGCAGGACAGCCACATCCTGTGGATCTCCGAATCCGGCGAGGTGCGCCTCGACAGCCTGGCGCCGGAGATCGGCGAGGCGGAGTTCGAGAAACGCACGCCGAGCATGCGCGCCCGGCTGCGCACCTACCACCGCGGCAAGGGCTACGTCGGCAAGAAGGCCGCCGCCGACCGCGAGTTCATCGGCCGCGTGTACCAGACGCTGCAGCAGACCTGGGGTGTGGCGCGCAATCGCACCGAGGTGGCCTACATCGACCGCTACTGCTGAGCGGAAAAGCCTTCACCCGCCGGCTGTCGGCGGGTGAAGGCGTCGGCTGCCCTCAGGTCTGGGCGGCGATGAAGCGGCTCATCAGCGTCAGGGTCTGCGGCAGGGCCTCGCGGTGCGGTACATGTCCGCAGTCCTCGATGAAGACCGCCTCGCTGCGACCGCCGACCTGCTCGACGATGCGTTCGACCTGGGCGGCGCTGCCGTACTGGTCGTCGCAGCCCTGCAGCACCAGCAGCGGGCAGCGGATCGCCGGCAGCAGGTACTCGATGTTCCAGTGGCGGAACCAGGGGCTCAGCCAGGTCTGCGACCAGGCCTCGAACAGCGCCGTGCTGCGTTCGCCGTGGTAGCGCGCCAGCCCCTGCAGCTTGCCGAGCTGCCAGGCCTCGACGGCGCGGCGGATGCCATCGAGGGTCATCGGCTCGACGAACACATGGGCCGCGACGGTGATCGCCGCGCGCAGCAGCGGCGGACGCTCCGCGGCGTGCAGCAGGGCGATGCTGCCGCCGTCGGAGTGGCCGATCAGCAGGTAGGGCTGGCCGGCGATCAGCCTGGCCAGCACGTCGGGCAACTCCTGCAACGCCGCCGCATGCAGGTAGTGCAGGGTGCGCGGGACGTCCGTCGCCGGCGAGCGGCCGTGGCCGCGCCGGTCGTAGAGCAGTCCGCGGCATCCGCTGAGTGCACACAGGCGCTCGGCGAAGTCGCTCCACATCGCCGTGCAGCCGAGCCCCTCGTGAAGGAACACCAGCCAGGGGCGCTGCGGATCGCCGTCGATCAGGCGGTGGTGCAGGGCATCGTTGTCCATCGAATGGCTCTCCGTGTCAGGGCTGCGCGAGTTTTTGCGGCGCGCGCGGGGCGAAGCGCGCCAGTTGCATCTCGTGCAGGCGGCTGAGGGTGCGGCGGAAGGCGAAGGTCAGGCCGCCTTCGACATACAGCTGCTCCAACGGCACCTGTGCCTCCAGGTAGAGCGGTACGCGGCGGTCGTAGCATTCGTCGACCAGGGCGATGAAGCGCCGCACGCTGTCGTCGTGTACCGAGAGTGCCGGCAGCTGGCGGTCGCCGGCTGCCACCCGGCGGGCGCCGTCCTCGGTGCCGCGGGCGATGCGCGCGGCACGCTGCGGCGCGCTCAGGCACGGCAGGTCGCCGAGCAGGATGGCCGGGAAGCGGTCGCACAGGGCGATGAAGTCGAACGCCGACAGCGCCTGCTGGCAGAGGTCGGCGTAGCGGCACCAGAGTGCCGCCGGGCTATGGCGCAGGCTGTGGATGCGCCGCAGGCCGATGTTCACTGCGCCGTCGGCCACCGGCAGGCCCGCGCTCAACTGCGCGAAGACCGACTCCAGAGCGCTGGGTCGGCCGGGCTCGGCGATCCAGTAGCGCTGGTGGTGCGCGCCGGGGTGCCGGCGATGATCGGCGCCGCCATCCACCGCGAGGACCTGCATGTGCCGTTCGAGGGCGGCGATCGCCGGCAGGAAGCGCTCGCGGTTGAAACCCTCGGCGTACAGCTGGCCGGGCGGCTGGTTGGAGGTGGCGACCACCGTCACCTGTTCGACGAACAGCGCCTGCAGCAGCGGGCCGAGCAGCATGGCGTCGCCGATGTCGCTGACGAACAGCTCGTCGAAGCACAGCACGCGGACCTCGGCGGCCAGCTCGCGGGCCAGCGCCGGCAGCGGGTCGGCGGTGCCGCCGAGCTGGAACAGGCGACGGTGTACCCAGCGCATGAAGTGGTGGAAGTGCTGGCGCCGCGCCGGCACCTGCAGGCTGGCGTGGAACTGGTCCATCAGCCAGGTCTTGCCGCGCCCGACCGGTCCCCACAGATACACCCCGCGCGGCGCCGCGCCCTGCCGATGCCGATGCAGGGCTGCGTGGCAGCCGTCCAGCACCTGCGCGGCGCGCAGCTGCGCCTCGTCCGCCTGGAAGCCGCCGGCGAGCGCCGCCCGGTAGGCGGCCAGTGGCGAGGGTGCGGTATCGCAGGTGGCGCTGTGGGGCATGGACGGTTCTCGCACGGGCGGCCGGGACGAGCGGGCATCATAACCGCGCGGCGGCAGCGTGACGATGTGCGCGGCGACTGCCTGTTGCGCGCGCACTGGACAAGCGGTCGCCCGGCCGCGCATAACGGAGAGCGACGCGGCCCTGGATGGCGGGCCGCACTTTTCGCATGCCTGAATGGAGATGGATGAATGGCGACTTTTCCCCTGTCGACTCGCCCGGCGCTGCTCGTCGCCGCGCTGGCCTGCGCCGCTCTGGGCGCGCCGCCGATGGTGGCCCAGGCGGCCCCGGTGGTCCAGCAGCAGACCCAGGTGCCCGGCTTCTACCGCATGGCGCTGGGCGAGTTCGAGGTGACCGCGCTGTACGACGGTTATGTCAACCTGGATACCCAGCTGCTCAAGGGCGCCAGTGCCGAGGATATCCAGAGCCTTCTGGCGCGGATGTTCGTCGAGTCGGGCGGCGGTGTGCAGACCGCAGTCAACGCTTACCTGATCAACACCGGCAGCCAGCTGGTGCTGGTCGATACCGGCGCCGCGCAATGCTTCGGGCCGACCCTCGGCGGCATCCTCGGCAACATCCGGGCGGCGGGCTACGAGCCGGCGCAGATCGACAGCGTGTTGCTGACCCATCTGCATCCCGATCATGCCTGCGGTCTGCTGGACGAAGCCGGGCGGCCGGCCTTCGCCGCAGCGCAGGTGCATGTGCCGCAGGTCGAGGCCGACTACTGGCTGAGCGAGGCGGTGGCGGCCCAGGCGCCGGAGGGGCGGCGCAGCATGTTCGCGATGGCGCGGGCGGCGGTGGCGCCCTATGTCGCCGAGGGACGGCTGCAGGTCTATGGCGAGGCGGGGCCGCGGATTGCCGGGGTCAGCCCGGTGGCCACGCCCGGACACACGCCCGGACACAGCGCCTATCGGTTCAGCTCCGGGGCGCACAGCCTGCTGGTCTGGGGCGATATCGTGCACAGCCATGCGGTGCAGTTCGCCCGCCCGGCGGTAGCCATCGAGTTCGACGTCGACCGTGAGCAGGCCATCGCCACCCGCCGCCAGGTATTCGCCGATGTGGCGCGCGAGCGCCTGTGGGTGGCCGGCGCTCACCTGCCGTTCCCCGGCATCGGCCATGTGCGCGCCGAAGGCGAGGGCTACGCCTGGGTGCCGGTGGAGTACGCGCCGTTGCGCGCGGCGCCCTGAGCCGGCGAGTCCGCCGCCGTGCAGACAGCAAAAAGCCCGCACGGGGCGGGCTTCTCACCTATGGGGTCGCTGTTCCTTCAGCTGGGGAGGGATGTTGCCCTCGCGGGTGTGAAGAAAACGTGAAGGCGCCCCGTGCCTGCTTCACAGAACGCCGAATACCTTCTTCGCCAGGCTGGTGGCGGCACCAGCCGGATTTTCGCGGATGCTTGCCTCCTGTTCGGCGATGACCCGGAACAGGCCGTCCAGGGCCTGCTCGGTGACATAGTTCTCGATGCTGGCGTTCTTGGCGTCGAGGGCGCCGAAGGTGGCGGCCTTGCCGGCGAAGGCGTTGTACTGCTGCGCCAGGCCGACCCGGTCGGTGGCCTGCTTGACGATGGGCAGGAAGCGGGCGCGGATCTGCTCGCGGCTGCTGCGCGACAGGTACTGGGTGGCGGCGTCCGGGGCGCCGGCGAGAATGCCCTTGGCGTCGCTGATGGTCATCTTCTGCACCGCCTCCAGCAGCAGCGCTTGGGCCTGCGGCACGGCCGCTTCGGCCGCGGTGTTCATGCTCGCTTCGAGCTGCTCGATCTGCGCGCCCATGCCCATCATCTTCATGGTGCGCGCCACCTTGCCGAGGTTGCCCGGCAGCTCGATGCGCACCTCCGGGTCGCTGGCGAAACCGCCGGGCTTGCCGAGCTGCTGCACGGCGATCCGCGCGCCTTGGCCGAGGGCGTCCTTGAGGCCGCCACTGGCATCGCTCTGGCTGAGGTCGGCGAGGGAGAAGGCGAAGGCATTGGCGCAGAGCGCAAGGCCGGCGAGCAGGGCGGTGAGGCGGTGCATGGTGGGCAGTCCTGTGGCGGGGGAGAATGACCTTATCATAGCAGCGCGCCGCTGCGGGCCGTGGAGCGGAGCGCTCGGGGACGAGGCGCTCCTGAGTGCCTTGGGCCGTCGTGAGTCTTGAGGGCGCAGTGCCCTGGTCGTGACGCCCGCCACCGTGAGTGGCTCGCGGGGCTTTGCCTGTCGCATGCGGTTGCCTGCTGCGCTGGCGAGCACGTCGGGGGCAAGAGAGGCGGGCGCGGGCGTGCAGG harbors:
- a CDS encoding isocitrate lyase/PEP mutase family protein, encoding MQKACHHQLRNALRALLDSSACYHTASVFDPMSARIAADLGFEVGILGGSVASLQVLAAPDIALITLSEFAEQATRIGRVARLPVIADADHGYGNALNAMRTVIELERAGVAALTLEDTLLPAQFGRKSYELISVEEGVGKLRAAQEVRDDKALALIARTHAGVQPLAEVIQRTQAYQAAGADAICLVGVQDCAHLEAIAEGLRVPLMLVTYGNPALRDDCRLAELGVRIAVDGHGAYFAAIKATYDSLREQRGIATGNGLSASELVTRYTHPDDYIAWAREYMNVSE
- a CDS encoding alpha/beta fold hydrolase; translation: MDNDALHHRLIDGDPQRPWLVFLHEGLGCTAMWSDFAERLCALSGCRGLLYDRRGHGRSPATDVPRTLHYLHAAALQELPDVLARLIAGQPYLLIGHSDGGSIALLHAAERPPLLRAAITVAAHVFVEPMTLDGIRRAVEAWQLGKLQGLARYHGERSTALFEAWSQTWLSPWFRHWNIEYLLPAIRCPLLVLQGCDDQYGSAAQVERIVEQVGGRSEAVFIEDCGHVPHREALPQTLTLMSRFIAAQT
- the zapE gene encoding cell division protein ZapE, with amino-acid sequence MPHSATCDTAPSPLAAYRAALAGGFQADEAQLRAAQVLDGCHAALHRHRQGAAPRGVYLWGPVGRGKTWLMDQFHASLQVPARRQHFHHFMRWVHRRLFQLGGTADPLPALARELAAEVRVLCFDELFVSDIGDAMLLGPLLQALFVEQVTVVATSNQPPGQLYAEGFNRERFLPAIAALERHMQVLAVDGGADHRRHPGAHHQRYWIAEPGRPSALESVFAQLSAGLPVADGAVNIGLRRIHSLRHSPAALWCRYADLCQQALSAFDFIALCDRFPAILLGDLPCLSAPQRAARIARGTEDGARRVAAGDRQLPALSVHDDSVRRFIALVDECYDRRVPLYLEAQVPLEQLYVEGGLTFAFRRTLSRLHEMQLARFAPRAPQKLAQP
- a CDS encoding MBL fold metallo-hydrolase, with the protein product MATFPLSTRPALLVAALACAALGAPPMVAQAAPVVQQQTQVPGFYRMALGEFEVTALYDGYVNLDTQLLKGASAEDIQSLLARMFVESGGGVQTAVNAYLINTGSQLVLVDTGAAQCFGPTLGGILGNIRAAGYEPAQIDSVLLTHLHPDHACGLLDEAGRPAFAAAQVHVPQVEADYWLSEAVAAQAPEGRRSMFAMARAAVAPYVAEGRLQVYGEAGPRIAGVSPVATPGHTPGHSAYRFSSGAHSLLVWGDIVHSHAVQFARPAVAIEFDVDREQAIATRRQVFADVARERLWVAGAHLPFPGIGHVRAEGEGYAWVPVEYAPLRAAP
- a CDS encoding DUF4197 domain-containing protein codes for the protein MHRLTALLAGLALCANAFAFSLADLSQSDASGGLKDALGQGARIAVQQLGKPGGFASDPEVRIELPGNLGKVARTMKMMGMGAQIEQLEASMNTAAEAAVPQAQALLLEAVQKMTISDAKGILAGAPDAATQYLSRSSREQIRARFLPIVKQATDRVGLAQQYNAFAGKAATFGALDAKNASIENYVTEQALDGLFRVIAEQEASIRENPAGAATSLAKKVFGVL